Proteins encoded together in one Epinephelus moara isolate mb chromosome 2, YSFRI_EMoa_1.0, whole genome shotgun sequence window:
- the LOC126404602 gene encoding olfactory receptor 52K2-like codes for MLEASLDRNFSHSTFLFRGFPELHKHRRLLALPFSTSYLTALLGNSLLVYVIQSVESLHSPMYLLIYTLCVVDILVVTAIIPNMLLGLLFDWDEISLGGCLTQMFFTHFLSSLESTLLLAMALDRYVAICQPLRYAKIINSSMFVKLLLFTLIRSGSIMATLVGLASSLHFCGSNTIQHCYCDHMALVSLACGNTEKNSTAGLAVIVCFVGVDIPLIFFSYMKILSVVLRAAAAGEDRWKAFHTCGTHLIVMMCFYLVGSVTFLSHNLNIPIPTDVNTFMGLMYILFPATVNPIIYGVRTKEIRNGFLRIFKVRVEKVLMVKVSPAGKRQT; via the coding sequence ATGTTGGAGGCATCACTGGACAGGAACTTCTCCCACAGCACCTTCTTGTTCAGAGGTTTTCCTGAGCTGCACAAACACCGACGGCTGCTGGCGCTGCCGTTCTCCACGTCCTACCTGACGGCGCTGCTGGGAAACTCTCTGCTGGTGTACGTGATCCAAAGCGTGGAGAGTCTGCACAGCCCCATGTACCTCCTCATCTACACGCTCTGTGTCGTTGACATCCTTGTGGTGACTGCCATCATCCCCAACATGCTCCTCGGCCTCCTCTTCGACTGGGACGAGATCTCACTGGGTGGCTGCTTGACTCAGATGTTCTTCACTCACTTCCTGTCCTCGTTGGAGTCAACATTGCTGCTGGCGATGGCGCTGGACCGCTATGTCGCCATCTGCCAGCCGCTGCGCTATGCCAAAATCATCAACTCCTCCATGTTCGTGAAGCTGCTGCTCTTCACTCTGATCCGCAGCGGCTCCATCATGGCGACGCTGGTCGGTTTGGCGAGTTCGCTGCACTTTTGTGGCTCGAACACGATCCAACACTGCTACTGTGACCACATGGCGCTGGTCAGCCTGGCATGTGGCAACACGGAGAAAAACAGCACAGCAGGCCTCGCTGTGATTGTCTGTTTTGTGGGCGTGGACATACCGCTCATCTTCTTCTCCTACATGAAGATCTTGAGCGTTGTCTTGCGAGCGGCGGCAGCTGGTGAGGACCGCTGGAAGGCGTTTCACACCTGTGGCACTCACCTGATCGTCATGATGTGTTTCTACCTGGTGGGCAGCGTCACGTTCCTCTCTCACAACCTGAACATCCCCATCCCAACGGACGTCAACACCTTCATGGGACTCATGTACATTCTGTTCCCGGCGACAGTTAACCCCATCATCTACGGTGTTCGGACTAAAGAAATCCGAAATGGCTTTTTACGGATTTTTAAAGTGCGAGTGGAAAAAGTTTTGATGGTGAAAGTTTCTCCGGCTGGAAAAAGACAAACGTGA